The segment GTAAAACAACCAGATAAATACCATTGCTCTGCTCCAACTTGCTGATATTAATACTTATAACCGGGTTTCCCGCAGGAACATGGTGATAATCCCTTTGCAATAGAATCTGGCCTGTGACAGAATAAATCTCAATTTTAAAAGGACCCTGTTTAAATCCGGCAGTATTCACATAGAATAAATCATCGCAGGGATTTGGATATAATTCCAGAAATCCGGTTTTGTATTCATCAGACTGGATATGAGTTAATATTCGCAGTGAATCAATATATTTGACTGTGGTCACAAGTCCTTCCTGGGTAACCTGTAAAAGTGGTTCGCCAAATCCATTCGCCATCCATTTGTATTCAGTCAGTGTTCTGTTAATGGGGAAGCCGATATTCAGGGTATCAATATAGAGACTATCATTAATCTGAAGATCTGACTTTATGCGGAGTGTTTCAAAGGTTCCAAAGGGAGTGGTCAATGTTCCCCAGCCATCGACAGTATTTTTCCGATGCCGGGATGTACTGTAAAAACCAAATCCCGGGACGCCAATGCTATAAGCCGAAGAAGATGAATCCACATCCCCGTATTCAACAGGGAAATTATAATAGACATCAGGGTCATCATATTTTAGAGGCAATGGTATCCCATTCACAGTGAAAGCATAACCTGCTTCCCAGAAGGCGCTGTTTGATCCTTTATAATAATTATATACATCCGTCACCTGCAAGCCCGGGATAAGATCAAAATTTGCCTGTTTCTGGGCTACTGTTGCAACAATCGGGTAGAAAAAAATAAGCTGATAAACCAAAGGTGTCGACCATACGCTGACAAATGTGTCGACTTGCTGGTAAAGAACACTCAGAGTCGAAAAATCCCAGGTATAATCCTCACCTGTAAGAGTGAAGTCAACAGTACCCGTTGTGAGAGTATTGCTTGACCGGATTGTATCACCTACTTCAAGCATATCATCCGAAGTAATGGTTATTTGTGGTAAACCAGATATTGAAAAAAGCACTACCCAAAAGGAAAGGAAAAGAAATCGTTTCATAAATATATTGTAATAAAGATAGTGACGCTAAAATACAAATATTTTGTCAGGTCAAGATATGTTACTAACGAAGTACGACTTTATTAACTGCTTCGGCTTTCTTACGTTTTCTTTGGAACAGATCGCCGAATCGATTAAAATCCTTCCGATATGACACGCCGACACCTTGTGTATACGGTGCGTTATCATTCGAAAGGTCGATGGTGTTACTTTTATTATATGCTCTGACCCTGAATCGTCCATCAGGTGTGATTTTAGCCTCGATGAGTACATCGCCGACAACCTGACTGGCATTATTTGCCGAATTCTGATACCCTCCAAAACCAACAGAACCGTTTATCAGAACACGATCATTAAATAATTGTGTTGAAAGAGCGAGTTCCAGCTGTTCAGGCGACATGGCATCACCTTTAACATAATTTACACCGATATTAAATTCGTCACTTATCTGTGAAAGCCAGTTGCTAAGCTGATTGGCAAGTATTTCGTACGTATTTATTCCCATACCTGACATCACGTTATTTCCTCCTGTACTAAAGCTAAAGCTGTTTAGCACCAGAAGTGAAAGCACCTGCCGGGTCATTGACATCTCATTGGTTGTGTCGATAGCAGAATAAACGATATTCCTGACATCTTCGGATGCATCCGGAAGGTCAATGCTAAAATGGATATCCGGGTTAAAAAGGCTCCCTGTTAATCCGATGGTGCAGTTCACAGGAATACGTTGTGAAAGAGCAGACGTATCACCTGTCGTTACCGGCAGACCGCTCAAACTTGGTCTGACCTGATAAATGGCTTTCAAGTTGACACGTGCATCATAGATATCACCAGTCCAGGATATAGTGCCTCCCTCCTGAATTTTAAAAGTCCTGCTAATCAGGTTTTTCATTGTAAAGTAAAATAAACCTGAGTTCATAATGTACGTTCCGTTTATATTGAACTCACCATTGGGATTTATACCCAGTTTCATCAAACCATCACCGGAAACCTTAATATTACCCATCTGCATGGGTAGAAAAATCTGAATAACTGCATCGTTGGTCACATCAAGCTCAAAATTCATTGTCAATCCACTGATCCCAGGATCATGGAGAGGGGCAGGTCTTCCAAAATCCTCACTTGACCTGAATCGGATAAAATTATTCTCCGACACATCGGCCGTGTAACTGATAGGGATGAAAACCCTGGTACCTTTTTCTGTTTTCGCCTTAATATCAAACATAATATTTTCAACAGGGCCGGTGATTTTGACTACTCCTGATGCCAATGCGTCCCCATAAAAAAGAGGACTTTGTGACGGAGTGTTACTCATACCCATAAAATCTGATGGTGATATCGCAAGATCCAAACGGATATCACTGAAAAATTTATGATATATTTTGCCATTGACGATGGCTGAACGTCCCAATGTATCATAGACAGTGACATTATTAAAACCAATATAATCAGTGCCAAATTCTATATTGTCGGACAGTGAATAGAGCGTATTCAGAAAACCAATCCTAAACTCTGTCCTGCGGACCTTTACATTACCTGTAAGCTTCGGTGATGACTTGCTGCCCTTGAGATATAGATTGCCTGAAGCATAACCGTTAAAGGAGCTGAAGAATGATGCGAAGAAAGGATATAGTGTGTGAAGTTTATAATTATAAATATTAATGGTAAAATCGAATGTATGTTCATTATCATTGGGGTAATAGGCGCCAGTCACCTCTAAAGTCCTTGAGACAGTATCGGTGCCTTGATAAAGAATTTCAACAGTAGTCGTCAGCTTTGATGCCACATTATCCCAATTCGTTTTGAGTGTCATAACCCCAAGTTCTTCCTGGTTGAAATTGAACTTCCTTACAGTCAGATCACCAATAATGTTTGGTGCATTGATAAGATTTGCAAATGTTACTTGACCGTTTATAACACCCTTCATATTAATTCCTTTATTCTTAAGAAGAAGGTTAAAATATGAGATGTCAAACTGATCAAATTTTACTGTTAGCTGGTCGGAAGGATTTCCTGATACAGTGCCGTCGATTTCCAATCCTACATGAGGGCCAGATACTGTAAGCTGTTTAATTGTGACGGCGTTGGAGTCGATCAAAATCTGGTTATCCGGTCTTATTGTCCAGGCGGAATCATTAATGACCATTGATCCTGAGGCAATCCGGCAATCAATCAAAGGATATTGGGTTAAAGAAATTAATCCATCAATATTACCGGAATTTCTGGAATAAGTCAACGAATCATTCCAGTATAAACCAATACGAACGCTGTCGCTGGCAAACCTGGTATTTATTTTAAGGGCATCAATACCCAGTTGGAGAGTATCACCAGGACTCGCTTCCTTAAACCATAAATGGCTTGCCCCTGTCATAATTTCGAAGTAATCGTCTGTTGTATGCCCATTCAGATAATAATTTTCAAATTTTCGACCTGCTGCAACAACTGACTGAGAGTTGAATAAAACTTCCATTTGACCGGTCCTTGAATCAAAAGTCCCGGTCAAAGTCGAATTTGGCGATATAGTTATTCCTGGAAAAAACAATTCAGATATTATTGAAATGTCCTTTAAATTAACTGACAGATCAAATCTCTGGGGGTTAACTGTCATTTTAGTAACAGAATCCTCTGGAATAAGGTGTGTTAAGTACCTATCAAAGACTTTTGTAAATGCCTGAGGCAATTTCGTGAGATAAAATTCACCTTCAATACTGGCATCAATAAAATCAGAAACCAGGGTGATCTTTCGAAATGTTGAATTCGGACTGGATGCAATAAGTTCCAAATTATTCAGCCTGTATTCCTTTTGATGTTCTATGTAAATTGTGTTGCTGAGTTTTGCCTTTCCGATAAGATTATCCAGATCATTACCGGCCATATTAACTTCAATATATGTTGAAAACATAGCCAGTGTATCTCTTTTACTGAGTCCCAGGTCAAAAAGCCTGGCATGCTGAATATCCGCGATAAAATCAAACTGGGGACTTTTACCGTTGAAATCGATTAGTCCTGTGAAATTCAAGCCAATAAAGGGATCATCAACGCTTAAAAGACCATTGAATTTTTTCTTGGAATAGTCACCTGCAATTTTGATTTGTTTATACTTATGATTCCTGAATTCCAGGGTGTCAATCAGTACATCCATTTTAACATCGACAGTATTATTATTAAGTCCGTGGCCGGTAACGGAGGCAACCATATCCATCCTTCCAAAATCCTGCGATAAACCCGTCAGGATACCCAGATTGAGGTCTATGGCCTCAAGTTTACCACTGTATCCAACTATTTTGGCAGCCCGGTTATTTTTTAGCAGAATATCGGTGGATAGGGTACCAATTTCAGTGTAAAATGTTGCCTTTGTAACAAAATCATCATAAAATCCTGCAAATGTGCCAATGACACGAATATTTCCCAACACATTCAATATGTCAGGTAAGTCAAGATGGTTGTCAGCATTTCCCGGAAGGTAAAACTGTTCAATATCTCCGGCATTTGTTGATAGTTCTTTAATTTTAAGCTGTACATATGTCTCTTCAATATTGGGTAGTCCTGATACATTAATGTTGCCTGAAAAATAGGTTGAGCTCCCAAATAATAAAAGGAAGTCACGCAATTTAAGGTTGGACACCGGACCCGATATCTTTCCTGACAAAGTGATTTTATTATTCATACCATTCAAAGCAGATGAAAAATAGGCAATATCCTCCATAAAGACTTCCGAGTGCCGGATTTCTGCTTTGATAGTTACCGCATTAAGGAAATCCCCGAATCCGGTAAATCCATTGTACGTCAAACCCAGGTCCAGATCAAGCAAGGAATTATTCGTTTCAATTTTAAGATTTTTAGCATCCAAACCTGCAGGACTAAAACAAATCCCTGCAGAAAATCCCCGTAAGTCAAATCCGCTCCGATCTTTGAAGGATAAGTTCTTGATGTTACACCATATCGTATCTTCAATCATTTTCAGGTCGGTCAGGCTGATGTTCAATCCATTGAGGTCAAGATTAGAAAAATCAATAAACCGCGAACTGTCTGGTTCTGTCTGGAGTACCTCATTTTTAAGTATAAAATGGCAATTCTTCAGATTCACTCCAGTACATGTCACTGTCCATTTCTTACTTATTGGAATGTTCTGTAATGTATCAGTGGCTGTTAAAATATTAAAGATAAACTGCAAATTGTACAGGCTGTCGCTGCGGTATGTCCTGAGTGCGATCAGGCTCTCCTCAAGGGTGACCGAATTCAGCTCAATAATGTGATCCCTGATTTTTATCCTTCGCAAATCAAGACGTATTTTCTTGGCATCCAAAATTTTATTGCTACGAAGGTCATCAATGGAAAGATCAGTAACAACAATATCCAGGAAGCCACCGATGTGTATGGTTCCAACTGAAATGGCAGTATTGAGTTTTTTCGACAAGTAGGATGCGGTTTTTTTTGCGGCATAAGTCTGAACAGCAGGAATCTGGAAAAGACCATAAAGAATAATCAGAAGCGCAATGACGGCAAGCACGAAGTAAAGGAACACCCTAAGTATCCTTTTTTTTATACTTTTGCGTTTGATATGATTGTTAGCCTCTTCCACAAGTTGCAATGGATATTTATATTTTGGGCATAGAATCCTCTTGTGATGACACTTCAGCAGCTGTAACACATAACAACGTCATCCTTTCCAATGTTATTGCCAACCAGGATGTGCATCGGAAATATGGTGGTGTTGTGCCTGAGTTAGCTTCACGGGCACATCAGCAGAATATCATTCCTGTTATTGAACAGGCGCTGCACTTAGCAAAGATAAATAAAAAACAATTGCAAGCCATTGCATTTACAAGAGGACCGGGGCTTCTGGGCTCTCTTATCGTGGGTACGAGCTTTGCAAAATCCTTTGCGATGGGATTAGGCATACCGCTTATAGAAATAGATCACCTGGATGCACATGTTCTGGCTCATTTTATCCAAAGAGAAGATCTGCAGCATGATGTACCTTCCTTTCCATTTTTGTGTATGACTGTATCAGGTGGTCATACTCAAATCGTCCTGGTAAAGGATTATTTTGACATGGAGATCATAGGCCGAACGCTTGATGATGCTGCCGGGGAGGCGTTCGATAAAGCAGCAAAAATCATGGGACTCCCCTATCCTGGTGGGCCAATGGTCGACAAATTGGCTAAAGAAGGACACGCTGATGCTTTTAAATTTCCTAAACCCAGTATCCCTGATCTGGACTATAGCTTCAGTGGGTTAAAGACTTCATTCCTGTATTTCCTGCGCGATCGGTTAACTGAGGATCCTGATTTTATAGAAAAAAACAAGTCCAATCTTTGCGCATCTCTTCAGTTCACCATTGTGGAGATTCTGATGGAAAAATTGACGAAGGCTTCTGATATTACCGGCATTAAGGAAATCGCTATTGCTGGTGGCGTTTCGGCTAATTCAGCATTAAGAAAAACTATCCTTTCAAAGCAAGTATCCCATGGATGGAGGAC is part of the Bacteroidota bacterium genome and harbors:
- a CDS encoding T9SS type A sorting domain-containing protein; the encoded protein is MKRFLFLSFWVVLFSISGLPQITITSDDMLEVGDTIRSSNTLTTGTVDFTLTGEDYTWDFSTLSVLYQQVDTFVSVWSTPLVYQLIFFYPIVATVAQKQANFDLIPGLQVTDVYNYYKGSNSAFWEAGYAFTVNGIPLPLKYDDPDVYYNFPVEYGDVDSSSSAYSIGVPGFGFYSTSRHRKNTVDGWGTLTTPFGTFETLRIKSDLQINDSLYIDTLNIGFPINRTLTEYKWMANGFGEPLLQVTQEGLVTTVKYIDSLRILTHIQSDEYKTGFLELYPNPCDDLFYVNTAGFKQGPFKIEIYSVTGQILLQRDYHHVPAGNPVISINISKLEQSNGIYLVVLRNENALYFQRLIVK
- a CDS encoding translocation/assembly module TamB domain-containing protein; translation: MFLYFVLAVIALLIILYGLFQIPAVQTYAAKKTASYLSKKLNTAISVGTIHIGGFLDIVVTDLSIDDLRSNKILDAKKIRLDLRRIKIRDHIIELNSVTLEESLIALRTYRSDSLYNLQFIFNILTATDTLQNIPISKKWTVTCTGVNLKNCHFILKNEVLQTEPDSSRFIDFSNLDLNGLNISLTDLKMIEDTIWCNIKNLSFKDRSGFDLRGFSAGICFSPAGLDAKNLKIETNNSLLDLDLGLTYNGFTGFGDFLNAVTIKAEIRHSEVFMEDIAYFSSALNGMNNKITLSGKISGPVSNLKLRDFLLLFGSSTYFSGNINVSGLPNIEETYVQLKIKELSTNAGDIEQFYLPGNADNHLDLPDILNVLGNIRVIGTFAGFYDDFVTKATFYTEIGTLSTDILLKNNRAAKIVGYSGKLEAIDLNLGILTGLSQDFGRMDMVASVTGHGLNNNTVDVKMDVLIDTLEFRNHKYKQIKIAGDYSKKKFNGLLSVDDPFIGLNFTGLIDFNGKSPQFDFIADIQHARLFDLGLSKRDTLAMFSTYIEVNMAGNDLDNLIGKAKLSNTIYIEHQKEYRLNNLELIASSPNSTFRKITLVSDFIDASIEGEFYLTKLPQAFTKVFDRYLTHLIPEDSVTKMTVNPQRFDLSVNLKDISIISELFFPGITISPNSTLTGTFDSRTGQMEVLFNSQSVVAAGRKFENYYLNGHTTDDYFEIMTGASHLWFKEASPGDTLQLGIDALKINTRFASDSVRIGLYWNDSLTYSRNSGNIDGLISLTQYPLIDCRIASGSMVINDSAWTIRPDNQILIDSNAVTIKQLTVSGPHVGLEIDGTVSGNPSDQLTVKFDQFDISYFNLLLKNKGINMKGVINGQVTFANLINAPNIIGDLTVRKFNFNQEELGVMTLKTNWDNVASKLTTTVEILYQGTDTVSRTLEVTGAYYPNDNEHTFDFTINIYNYKLHTLYPFFASFFSSFNGYASGNLYLKGSKSSPKLTGNVKVRRTEFRIGFLNTLYSLSDNIEFGTDYIGFNNVTVYDTLGRSAIVNGKIYHKFFSDIRLDLAISPSDFMGMSNTPSQSPLFYGDALASGVVKITGPVENIMFDIKAKTEKGTRVFIPISYTADVSENNFIRFRSSEDFGRPAPLHDPGISGLTMNFELDVTNDAVIQIFLPMQMGNIKVSGDGLMKLGINPNGEFNINGTYIMNSGLFYFTMKNLISRTFKIQEGGTISWTGDIYDARVNLKAIYQVRPSLSGLPVTTGDTSALSQRIPVNCTIGLTGSLFNPDIHFSIDLPDASEDVRNIVYSAIDTTNEMSMTRQVLSLLVLNSFSFSTGGNNVMSGMGINTYEILANQLSNWLSQISDEFNIGVNYVKGDAMSPEQLELALSTQLFNDRVLINGSVGFGGYQNSANNASQVVGDVLIEAKITPDGRFRVRAYNKSNTIDLSNDNAPYTQGVGVSYRKDFNRFGDLFQRKRKKAEAVNKVVLR
- the tsaD gene encoding tRNA (adenosine(37)-N6)-threonylcarbamoyltransferase complex transferase subunit TsaD: MDIYILGIESSCDDTSAAVTHNNVILSNVIANQDVHRKYGGVVPELASRAHQQNIIPVIEQALHLAKINKKQLQAIAFTRGPGLLGSLIVGTSFAKSFAMGLGIPLIEIDHLDAHVLAHFIQREDLQHDVPSFPFLCMTVSGGHTQIVLVKDYFDMEIIGRTLDDAAGEAFDKAAKIMGLPYPGGPMVDKLAKEGHADAFKFPKPSIPDLDYSFSGLKTSFLYFLRDRLTEDPDFIEKNKSNLCASLQFTIVEILMEKLTKASDITGIKEIAIAGGVSANSALRKTILSKQVSHGWRTYLPRFEYSTDNAAMIAVAGYFKYLRRQFAGQDVSPYSRSGR